CATTAAAAAATCATTGTATTCCTGTGTACTGCTATGAAATGGATGTCTTGAAACAGTAATTTTATTACCCTCAAATGGAAACCGGATTTTATGATCTTCTATTCTTATTTCATTTTTAGGGAGTGTATAGCTTTTCTTTTTGTAATCTATACTTATAGATTGATCAATAAACCTGATACTTCCTTTTGACGAAAAAATATACTCTAAAATCTTATAGATAATAATACCATGAAACAGGTAAAATAAAAAGAGTACAAAATATAGAAAAGTACTATTAATATTAAGATTAGGTGAGTGAATTACGTCAGCAAGATATTCCCAACCCGGTACAAAATAAGAATACAACAGCACAATAAGGAGTGTTAAAATCACAACACCCACCTTTTTACTATTGTCTAATGTCTTTATAAAAATCATATTTTTCCAGAATTAATGAATGCTTTTATATTTTTCTCAGATTAAATATACATTCAGATTTTATATTATTCTCTATATTTTCGATGATTGACAGCTCTGCTTTCTCCAATGTTTTTGTCTTCAGATTATAAGTAAACAGATTTCTCATATCAAGTCTATACTCAGAAAATTTATATTTTATAAGAGGCTGATGATACTTTTCATAGCCTTTGGTTACTTTGTCTAACAGCTCTTCAGATTCAATCGTCTCCCAAACTTTTCTGATGGTAATCAGATCTTCATCTTTTTTCAGTACATCATACCTCACCGTCATAGGGACAACCACATCCGGAAAAAGCTGTGATTGATAGGTATATTCTTCTGATTCCATATTTTCATCTGCATTATACAGATACTTATCTAGCAGGGTAAGATAAAAAAGATCTCTGTTATAATCTTTTTCGTCATTATACTGACTGGAAAACTGTAAATCACCTTCCTGGATAAGCTTCACATACTCCTGAGGTTTTGTTTGTTTTACTACTTTGATAAATTCAATTTCGTTAAGCTTATTTTTTTTAAACTGTTCCCAATTTTTCTTTATCTTATTTTTATCAGCAATTTTACTGAATCTTCCAAGTGTATTGATTTCTACCAAGCAGTCGTTTCTGATATAATCTACTTCGGATACAAAGTCGAAAACACGGGATAGTGCCGGTGGATTAAATTCATAAAAAAAATCGCAAAGCTTAACTTTCACCAGGTGATTTGTTAAATTAAAATCTACTTCATATTCTTTTTTAAGCTGAGAATAGCTTTTTACTTCGTCTTCTATTCTGGTTATATTCAGTTGTTCAGCTCTATATCTGTTTTTTTTTTCGAAAGATGTATAATCAATGTTTTTTTTCTCTTCTTTATCTTTTTGCAGTGGTATTATCACTGTATCAATATGAATGGGCAGATAATTTCCAAAAAACTGCTGAGTCACTGGTGAGTGTGAATTATGAAAAGCCATCAGCTCCTTCCCTGTCATTTGATATTTTTCCGCTATTGACTCTAATGAATCTCCCCGTTTTATCTGATACTTGCTGTATTCCATACAATGGATTTCTATTATTAATAATTAAAAAAATTCCTGTTCCCGTTCTGACTGGAAATTTATTGATGAGGATTAATTAATATCTACTTGAGCTCCTTTAACGGTCACATTACCATCTATAACTATTCCTGGATTTCCTGCTTTTTTCCCAACATTGGTAAGACTAATTCCTTCTATATTTACCGTATCAGCCTTCACAGTAATAGCAGTTTTTGAGATTTCAATACTACTGTTTCCTACTTTAATCGTTATTTTTTCAGCTCCGGTTAAATCAATAACTCCGGCATTATCCATTTTAAATACGCTTTTTCCTTTTCCTACATCAACTTTATGCGTATTACCAACGTCTGCGGTATGATCGCACCCTACTTCAAGTTTCTTATTGTTGCCAATTGTATCAGTTTTGTCATTGCCTACTGTCTTGTTGCTGTTATTATTGGCATTATGAACTACATTTCCAGAACCATCAAAAAACATATGAGCTCCGCCCTGATCTTTAAGATTCATGGATCCGGATCCGTTGTCGTATTTAATTCGGCACCACTTCTTCCGCTAAAGCTCATTACATTATTTCCGGTACCACCTCCGGCACCAATGCCACCATGGAACATTCCTCCCATTACAAACGGGCGGTCAGGATGTTGATGAACAAAATTGATGATAACCTGGTCACCTACTTCAGGGATAGACATAAATCCACGGTTTTTGTTTACTTTATCACTGCTTCCTGCATCCGGGGACATCACACGGATAAATTCTGTAATATCCGAGCCATTCTGCCAGTCAAATTGTACCTGAACTCTTCCCTGATTCTGAGGATCTGTATTGGATATTACTTTTGCAAACTGAGCTTCGGCTCTTGGTGTTTCAAATTCCGGACGTGGGATATAACCCGTATCTGCCGCAATCGCTTCAAATTTACCATCATAATATCCTCTGGCATCTACCTCATGGGTCACCTCGATAATCATTAGTTTGGTAAAATAAGAAGTTTCATTGCTATCGGATTTACGCATTTCAATATCTGCAGTACATCCCGGATATAAGAAAGGTACAGTAGTAGTTCCGGAAGTGATAAAAACCTCAGAAGCCTTACTTCCGGCTGTTCCTTTTTGGGAAGCATCAATATCCATAAAGGATGTGGCCTTTATCGGAGCCACTCTTAAAGATGGAGTGGTAAACGTTTTTTCTGAAATTTCGTAAGCACGTCTTGCAATATCTGAAGTATGATTGATCTTTGAACTTCCCCCCGTCATTTTTTCGTTTTTACTGCTGTTATAACCATAAAAACTAGGGCTTACATGCTGGGCTTTCATTTTGATAGCAATATCACTTACGCTACTTCCATAGGTAAGTTTCACAGGTTTTTCCTGAGGTGGAAGTTTTCCAAAGTGCAATACCTCCCCATCATAGTAAAACTGTTCTCCGTAAGCTTCAGCCATTCTTGCCAGGTAATTGTAATGCGTTTCTTCGTATTGTGAACTGTAGGAAACGTTTCCATGCTGAGCGTCTACTCTGAAATCGAATTTATTCATCCCCAGTCCTTCACTGATGACATGATACGCAATGCTGTTCAGACTGATCGGCTGGCTGCCTCCAAAACTTTGAATGTGAGGGGCTGCATCCAATAATACAGTAGGACTGTATCCTTTAAGAACGATATTTCCAAGACTTCCTTTTTCCTGGCTGAACCCAACTTCTGTGACTACGCCAACAAAATTACGTTCAGCCCCCTGTATGATATCTTTATATTTGAAAACTACTGTTATCCTTTTGCCCAAGAAATTCTGGGCTTTCTCAAGGTTATGGTTCTCGGCGCTCCCCAATGTGTCATGAGCCAATGTCAGGCTAAATTCATGATGTTTGGCTGCACTCTGTACTAATTTAAAATGTTTAAAATGCTTGATAATTTGTCCTTCAATAACTACATCCAGTTTCACCACTCGGTTGATTCCGGCAATAATACTTTGAGGAATAGCTTCAGCATTATGTATTTTTGAGGTAGGCTGTTTAGCCCACACTTTATTGTCAACGATAGAAGGGTTATTAGGAACAAAAGTCTGATTCATGAACATGTTTGTTCCCTGTACAGCATT
This is a stretch of genomic DNA from Chryseobacterium tructae. It encodes these proteins:
- a CDS encoding LysM peptidoglycan-binding domain-containing protein encodes the protein MEYSKYQIKRGDSLESIAEKYQMTGKELMAFHNSHSPVTQQFFGNYLPIHIDTVIIPLQKDKEEKKNIDYTSFEKKNRYRAEQLNITRIEDEVKSYSQLKKEYEVDFNLTNHLVKVKLCDFFYEFNPPALSRVFDFVSEVDYIRNDCLVEINTLGRFSKIADKNKIKKNWEQFKKNKLNEIEFIKVVKQTKPQEYVKLIQEGDLQFSSQYNDEKDYNRDLFYLTLLDKYLYNADENMESEEYTYQSQLFPDVVVPMTVRYDVLKKDEDLITIRKVWETIESEELLDKVTKGYEKYHQPLIKYKFSEYRLDMRNLFTYNLKTKTLEKAELSIIENIENNIKSECIFNLRKI
- a CDS encoding bacteriophage T4 gp5 trimerisation domain-containing protein, which encodes MNLKDQGGAHMFFDGSGNVVHNANNNSNKTVGNDKTDTIGNNKKLEVGCDHTADVGNTHKVDVGKGKSVFKMDNAGVIDLTGAEKITIKVGNSSIEISKTAITVKADTVNIEGISLTNVGKKAGNPGIVIDGNVTVKGAQVDIN
- a CDS encoding phage baseplate assembly protein V is translated as MFQDDKTIKVESPKDNLIGSQKQLKDAKENVAKKVEEKLNKSGDKVKKAVKAGQQGMNAVQGTNMFMNQTFVPNNPSIVDNKVWAKQPTSKIHNAEAIPQSIIAGINRVVKLDVVIEGQIIKHFKHFKLVQSAAKHHEFSLTLAHDTLGSAENHNLEKAQNFLGKRITVVFKYKDIIQGAERNFVGVVTEVGFSQEKGSLGNIVLKGYSPTVLLDAAPHIQSFGGSQPISLNSIAYHVISEGLGMNKFDFRVDAQHGNVSYSSQYEETHYNYLARMAEAYGEQFYYDGEVLHFGKLPPQEKPVKLTYGSSVSDIAIKMKAQHVSPSFYGYNSSKNEKMTGGSSKINHTSDIARRAYEISEKTFTTPSLRVAPIKATSFMDIDASQKGTAGSKASEVFITSGTTTVPFLYPGCTADIEMRKSDSNETSYFTKLMIIEVTHEVDARGYYDGKFEAIAADTGYIPRPEFETPRAEAQFAKVISNTDPQNQGRVQVQFDWQNGSDITEFIRVMSPDAGSSDKVNKNRGFMSIPEVGDQVIINFVHQHPDRPFVMGGMFHGGIGAGGGTGNNVMSFSGRSGAELNTTTDPDP